ATACTTGGTCACCTTGACCGTACCATTTTTGGCAATCTTACCAATATCATTACGTCCCAAGTCAACCAACATACGGTGTTCCGCAGTTTCTTTAACATCATGTGAGAGTTCATCCGCCAAGGCAGCATCTTCAGCCTCATTGGCGCCACGAGGGCGAGTTCCAGCAATCGGATTGGTGAACACCTCTCCATTTTTCACTGAAACAAGGCTCTCTGGGCTGGCACCAATCACCTGATAATCTCCAAAATCATAGAAATAAAGGTAGTTTGATGGGTTGGTCACGCGCAAGTTACGGTAGTAATCCAAAGGATCTCCCTCAAAGTCCGCTGAAAAGCGTTGACTAAGCACACATTGGAACATATCTCCCTCACGAATGAGTTTCTTAGCCTTAGCCACCATATCCATGAAGACCTCTTTTTCGATATGATTCGAAAATTGCAAAGCTTGCAAGGCCTGAGGTGTAAACTCGTTTGGCGCCTGAGTCTGTAGGATCGTTACCACCTGACCAAGAGCTTGACGCACCGCATCGTTGTCACGGTCAGAGTAGATGTTGTCCTCAACCACATAAACCTTTTCCTTTTTGTGATCAAAAATCAAATAAGACTCATAGATGAAGAAATGCATATCAGGTGTCCCAATCGTATCTTCAGGAATCTCCCCGATATTTTCATAGAGACCAATCATATCATAACCTGCAAATCCGATAGCACCACCTGCGAAAGGTAGGTCAGACTTGATGCCCTTGACTGTTACTTGGTCCAAGTATTCGAAAGGATCCTGATCAATCGCCTTACCATTTTCATAAAGAACACCATCCTTGAAGGTTACTTCAAAGACCGGATTGTAGGCAATAATAGAAAAACGTGCATTTTCCTTCTCACGAGGAATAGATTCAAGGATAACCTTGTGTTCCCCTTGAACACGCATATAAGCCAAGATTGGTGTTAAGGTATCGGCTGGTAAAATTTTTCTCATAGTATTTCCTTTCAAACTGGTTTATCGAGAGTAATAAGACTGATACAAGACTCCTTTATAGGATGTGTCGGCACCATTAGTGTTCTTTATTTACTTTCTCTTCCAAAGCAATAAAGGCTTGAATCATGCTTCGCCAAACACTTTCAGCCACATCTGGCGATAAGCCAAGCTCTAGTGCCTCCTTGCGACAGTTAGCTATGACTTGAGCAACACGATCATTCGCCCGGACTGCGGACTTATCTCCTTTTGGCTTCAGCCGCCCTGCCTTTTCCACAAGTATTTGACGTTGGGCCAGGAGTCGAATTAACTGACTATCAATATTATCAATATCACTTCGAATATCGTTTAATGCATCCATAATACCCAACCTTTCATTGAATAATGAAATAATACTCCTTTAAGGTAAATAGACCTTTAAAGATAAAAGTAAGCAAAAAACCTCACAGAGAAAAACTCTGTGAGGGCATTAAATCTAGTTTAACACGGTACCACCTCAGTTAATGGTCTCCAAAAAAACGACCATCATCTCTATCTCCTCTAACAAGGAGTTGCACGGTAAGGGGTGCCAACCGAGAAGAATATGTGTTACCTTCTCATTATCATCCAATCAGCCCAATGTTCACTCATCTCGATTACCTACTCACAATCACCGCAGGCTCCCTGAAAATCTAAGACCAGTTACTTTCTGATTTACTAACTATTGTACTCCTTTTTAAAAAGATGTCAAGAATTTTCTGTTAATTTTGACAATTCTTCTCCTATAGGATTAGTCTATACCTAATCCAGATAGTGAGATAGTCTTGCCCCTAAGCTACACAAAATAAAAAAGCCCCCGAAAGGGACTTCTTGGGCTGATAAACAACGGCAGGGTGACAGTCCTGCATCTCTTTCAGTCCCGAAGGTGCGGCGGCTACCTCTTCCGCTCTCGTTGTTATTCCTTACCCATGTTATATCACATTTTCTTCGCTCTACCAGCATTTAGATAGTTTTTCAGCTTAGAATCTTTAATCACAAACATGGTACGGACATTAAGTTTATCACATAATGTAACCGCTACTAAAACATTACCATCAATACGTTTGATGTATTCCAAGGACTGGCCATCAGGATGGCGACCGATATAGTCCGGATGAGCAATAATCTCTGGAATACGTTCATAGATGGCATCAAAATCACTAAATTCCTGGCGATGTTTTTCCATATGCTTCTTACGTTGTGCAGACTGCGTGATGTCTTCACCAGGCTTGTAGTCTAAATTAAAAGCTTTAATGACTTTTGGCGTCAAGTGCCCTACTATTTTCATGCCTTTATTGTACCATACCTAATGCCCATCAAGGATTTTCCTATTATTTAGCTATCAAAAAACTAAAGTCTGTTAGCAAGCTTAAGTTTTGCTTTGTGCTTTTTGGAAAGCACCTTGTTTGTAGCTAATCCAGAAGAAAAACGGTGTACAGATAGCCATTGCGACCAGATAGATTGGCAATGTGTAGCTATTAAGTGTTGAGATTGCAATCACATCTCGAAGATAGTAGGAACTGATTAAGAAGCCAAAGACTGAGTAGATAATCAAGGCCACACGCCCCTTATTTAAGGGGATACAAGCACGAATAACGGCAAGAATACCCGTTGATCCCATCATATAATAAGAAAGCGTCAGCATGTCTGTACTACTCATACCAAGATAGACCTGAGACAGATGGAAAATAAGAACACTGATAACCAGCATCAAGGCATTAGGAATAGCCAACTGAAGCGAACGTCTGAGGAAATGTTTCTCAACAGGACGAATATTACGTTCGAAGGTCAAAACAAATGGTGGAAGACCCTCGATAAACTGACCTGCCAAGGTCATCTGAACCTGAATGAATGGAAAGACCAAGAGGTACTCCGCCTTTCCAAAAACAATACTGCCAATACAGATAAGCCCCAAAAGGAAGGAATAAACAGTTTTAATGAGGAAAATAGGTGCAATGTGGGCAATATTATTAACCACACGGCGTCCCTCAAATAGAATTTCAGGAATGTCCTTAAACTCAGAATCCATTAGCACCAAGTTAGCAATCTGGCGTGTAGCCGGATCTCCCTCTGCCATAACAATCGAACAATCCGCCTCACGCAGTGCCAAGATATCATTGACACCGTCACCAGTCATAGCCGTGGTATGCCCATTGGCATTAAGGGTTTGGATTAATAACTTTTTCTGATGCGGAGATACACGACCAAAAATCGCAGTATCCTCAGCCAAAGCCTCCAACTCCTCATCGCTGACCTTAGAACAGTCAATATAGCTTTGATAATCGGCAAAACCAGCTTGATGAGCAATATGAGAAACCGTCACTGGATTGTCACCAGAAATAATCTTAAGTGTCACATCTTCTGAACGCAGGTATTCCAGAGTTTCTGCAGCATCCTCACGAATAGGATCGGCAATTTCAAGCAAGGTCAAAGCCTCGATATCATTCGGCAAAATCATGGTCTCTGTGGCAATACCTGACTGACTCCAAGCCAAAATCAAAACACGAGACCCTCGCGCCTGAGCCTTATCGACTTCTTTAGGATTCTCCTTAAGAAGCATCTCAGGTGCTCCCAAAAAGAGAGTTCCAAGCCCATTGATGCTCACAGCACCCCATTTACGATTGCTTGAAAATGGAATAACATCACCTACCTGATAATGATGTTCCAGACCCTCATAAGCATTTCGAATAGCCTGAGCTGTTGCGTTTTTATCCTTGCTATGTTGCATATAAGCCGCAAGCAAACGTTCCAACTCCTCTTTCGTAAAACGCTCTGACAGTAGCTCCAGACCTTTAACTGTCATCTTTCCTTGTGTAATCGTCCCTGTCTTATCTAAACAAAGCACATCTACACGGGCCAAGGTTTCAACAGAGTACATCTCTTGCACAAGGATGTGTTTCATCCCAAGCTTAATGACAGCCGTCAAAAGTGATGTAATAGTCAAAAGGGTAATTCCCTTAGGCAACATTCCCAGAAGGGCTGTTGAACTGGTAACGACCGACTCTTGAAGAGAAAGCTGCTTAATCATGTAAGCCTCGAAAAAGAGTGCAAGCCCAAATGGTATAACAATCTTTCCCGTAAACTTAGCAATCTTGTCCATGTTATAAAGGATACAGGACACGATTGGCTTATGAGTCTTGGCCTCTAACATAAGCTTGTTGGCGTAATTGTCCTCGGCTACGTTAATGACCTTAGCATAGACTTGACCACTCACAAGATAAGAACCTGAGAGCAACTCCTTCCCATCTTTCTTTAGAATCTGATCACTCTCACCAGTCAGCATAGCCTCGTTAAGCTCAGCCATTCCATCAACAACCACTGCATCACTGGGAACCTGCTCACCCGCAGACAAGAGCATGATATCATCTAAGACAATATCCTTAGGATCGATGGAAACAAGCTGTCCATCACGCACCACACGAATCTGATCCTGATTCATGAGATTGAGCTTATCAATCATGCGACGGGCACGCAACTCTGTCATCATCCCCGTAAAGGCATTAAGCACAATAATCCCGAAGAAAAATAGATTGGACCAAGCCTGAACAGCAATCAAGGCCACAAAGATTGCAAAATTAAGCATATTAAAGGAGTTGAAGACATTACGCCTAAAAATCTCCCAATTGCTGGAGCCAGCTTTTGCTTTAAAATAATTTGTTTTACCTGCATCTATCCGCTGCTTGACCTCCACCTGAGTCAAGCCTTGTAACTGTTTTTTCACAACTTTCATAGTAGCATAAAAACGAGGTGTTTTCAAAGGTTAGCCGTCATGAATACCAAGGAAATAAACCTATTACCCCTCATGCTTTTTTCACTCTGCCATCCAGGCCAATAAACCCAACAAAAATATTCTGTAGGATTATATTCTCTAATTAAACCTACTTCGGTAAAGTAGATTAAACAACCATTGAAGATTGATAAAAGGTTTTGTATGAACCTTCATGATTGAGGAAAAATCTTCCTTAATCTCTCGTTTAATTTGTGATTCATTAACTTGATTTTTTTGCTTCTTCTGAAAAATAACTGACGTCCTCAAATCTAAACGTACTGTTAAAACCAACAGTCATATTATCCTTATCATATAAAAAGCTTCCTAAGGATTTTGTTAGAAAAGATTTACTTTTAGTATTTATAATATCGTTTGTTCCATCATCATATATAATATTGTCGATTTTAGGAGTATAAATCCACCCCACATTC
This region of Streptococcus thermophilus genomic DNA includes:
- the trpE gene encoding anthranilate synthase component I, yielding MRKILPADTLTPILAYMRVQGEHKVILESIPREKENARFSIIAYNPVFEVTFKDGVLYENGKAIDQDPFEYLDQVTVKGIKSDLPFAGGAIGFAGYDMIGLYENIGEIPEDTIGTPDMHFFIYESYLIFDHKKEKVYVVEDNIYSDRDNDAVRQALGQVVTILQTQAPNEFTPQALQALQFSNHIEKEVFMDMVAKAKKLIREGDMFQCVLSQRFSADFEGDPLDYYRNLRVTNPSNYLYFYDFGDYQVIGASPESLVSVKNGEVFTNPIAGTRPRGANEAEDAALADELSHDVKETAEHRMLVDLGRNDIGKIAKNGTVKVTKYMAVEYFRYVMHLTSVVKGQLLPELTSLDALKSTLPAGTVSGAPKIRAMRRIYELEQEKRGIYAGAIGYLSATGDMDFAIAIRTMILKNQKAYVQAGAGVVYDSVPENEFYETINKAKAMTRIGDVQ
- a CDS encoding HAD-IC family P-type ATPase; its protein translation is MKVVKKQLQGLTQVEVKQRIDAGKTNYFKAKAGSSNWEIFRRNVFNSFNMLNFAIFVALIAVQAWSNLFFFGIIVLNAFTGMMTELRARRMIDKLNLMNQDQIRVVRDGQLVSIDPKDIVLDDIMLLSAGEQVPSDAVVVDGMAELNEAMLTGESDQILKKDGKELLSGSYLVSGQVYAKVINVAEDNYANKLMLEAKTHKPIVSCILYNMDKIAKFTGKIVIPFGLALFFEAYMIKQLSLQESVVTSSTALLGMLPKGITLLTITSLLTAVIKLGMKHILVQEMYSVETLARVDVLCLDKTGTITQGKMTVKGLELLSERFTKEELERLLAAYMQHSKDKNATAQAIRNAYEGLEHHYQVGDVIPFSSNRKWGAVSINGLGTLFLGAPEMLLKENPKEVDKAQARGSRVLILAWSQSGIATETMILPNDIEALTLLEIADPIREDAAETLEYLRSEDVTLKIISGDNPVTVSHIAHQAGFADYQSYIDCSKVSDEELEALAEDTAIFGRVSPHQKKLLIQTLNANGHTTAMTGDGVNDILALREADCSIVMAEGDPATRQIANLVLMDSEFKDIPEILFEGRRVVNNIAHIAPIFLIKTVYSFLLGLICIGSIVFGKAEYLLVFPFIQVQMTLAGQFIEGLPPFVLTFERNIRPVEKHFLRRSLQLAIPNALMLVISVLIFHLSQVYLGMSSTDMLTLSYYMMGSTGILAVIRACIPLNKGRVALIIYSVFGFLISSYYLRDVIAISTLNSYTLPIYLVAMAICTPFFFWISYKQGAFQKAQSKT
- a CDS encoding PBECR2 nuclease fold domain-containing protein, coding for MKIVGHLTPKVIKAFNLDYKPGEDITQSAQRKKHMEKHRQEFSDFDAIYERIPEIIAHPDYIGRHPDGQSLEYIKRIDGNVLVAVTLCDKLNVRTMFVIKDSKLKNYLNAGRAKKM
- a CDS encoding chorismate mutase: MDALNDIRSDIDNIDSQLIRLLAQRQILVEKAGRLKPKGDKSAVRANDRVAQVIANCRKEALELGLSPDVAESVWRSMIQAFIALEEKVNKEH